The following proteins are encoded in a genomic region of Anoplopoma fimbria isolate UVic2021 breed Golden Eagle Sablefish unplaced genomic scaffold, Afim_UVic_2022 Un_contig_9763_pilon_pilon, whole genome shotgun sequence:
- the LOC129117010 gene encoding LOW QUALITY PROTEIN: centrosomal protein of 170 kDa protein B-like (The sequence of the model RefSeq protein was modified relative to this genomic sequence to represent the inferred CDS: inserted 7 bases in 5 codons), whose translation MSVTSWFLVSSSGTRHRLPKEMIFVGREDCELMLQSRSVDKQHAVINYNPTTDEHLVKDLGSLNGTFVNDLRIPDQTYITLRLSDVVRFGYDSHVYILEKSQHKVPEEALKHEKYSSQLQMSLKASEQKKTELEDRVRSEKTQSTKSTQEAPVCRPTPLYGQPSWWGEEDYGSKVQTSDELHAEVQRDASSVDPDFSGSLPDSQPKTAFPPYQREPSYFEIPTKDFQXPKALGAELHEIPTKDTDAPRAPPTPPTSTPPVVQSHASFTIEFDDCMPGKMKIKDHVTKFSTRQRKQQAPPNQTAITSDTPTDVMSAESKVADWLVHSDVSMMRRRPTCEDVYSTKSDLAINITTLRGHHHDDGTQSDSEDPVLKGGRSKSHHSIQSEQTVQSGPSVHSQPPPSQVQYSPPGPAPASPVAPERPLSQSPPRDQSPTEEAPKQVPPEPLTQQAFIIEFFDDNPRKKRSQSFTHNPAHADSYSALKAKLERRKGGERPASVHGHIXPTQQVTVPLKGQGHGGPQRSSSLKREKTEGEVASSGSSSRSSLGVAIRPFGSVGKKSKLAQEFAAEFLKDSARPDSSPTRDKLSPPMSAPPVMVSPPHARIPSPQEPPAPSSVSYPTSPLQPPPMSKSSIQTNSSVQTASPVQAPGPPMSPMLPLGVRAGDPIASQRMMRNEEDDSLSDAGTYTIETESQDKEVEEARNMIDQVFGVLDSPEYSGVNTGVYRPVINDGKDEQANLPSDGSTVDPLHGFIPAAISXPPTGPIQVPSANAAGLEGPKWVSRWASLADSYAEPGSAPPQAECLEDLHFMSRSMGNHSYDNSESESSHSSRTRRLLPQVPPEKLDSVPPSILIRHEPYQVQEPLDRVSAPCQQDSTQRLSVQDDVDPDSLSDASRSDDGPVLEKTKKNQARTGSLSPGVVGSLVKGPEKTXPSSKSTSFYIGSEDSPGKPDQARSPVQSERTRDXPGKTPPTTVLIRHLSGHEPRRTGVKPNSSAPNLQIQDKDSVPTKDSCMSSIVRQESFTKDRPSDTVQMKKLPHISSHPSIRDMEQRRDTFQDQQSFLQEAEGTLSSQDSKFPSSGSGRSSKKGGSSTHMDDSLSGESDVDTASTVSQVSSKNAPVSSASKKRPAISSLQKEKSSSSPSIQQKGRQLSARERLSEKRRNQTSTDTSSKAEAAKRFQMRRSGGNRGSLDLSEGQQGSGQHWTETTSSDHEISRPSSRSKKLIAPLQKEDNGKTPKTATQQVLTRSNSLSAPRPTRASMLRRARLGDASDNEGAETDRGSQNSDHITAPSKVSADGKKLSRLDILAMPRKRTGSFTAPSDNETSSTGRSSFSNRNSESVVAARKTSVGDARQAANKGGGALGKQPLTRTRSSGAKYPTAGSRRRQKGSDFSSSSEEEYETSAGNPKTKRSSHPSTSSQTPRHRTAATRSKSVSLETEEEEDQSEVDPYQNWSTHSAEIAKLSQDLAKDLAILAKEIHDVAGDGDSPSSGMGTTTSPSSLPNTPASTISAREERPSYPYCCGVGPSQLVQHIPEASLNYQKVPPGSAVISDLDANMNEPEPGSKQRRPWNREEVILDNLMLNPVSQLSQAIRENTEQLADKMKVLFQNKAEVWEEIEAKINAENEVPILKTSNKEITSILKELRRVQRQLEVINTIVEPGGGLQSAAVGTPSLSQTRPSSRDKKTAAKPRGAPPTSNANTSTKRPPRGPDGAHYMA comes from the exons ACGTTTGTGAACGACCTGAGGATTCCTGACCAGACCTACATCACCCTGAGACTGTCCGACGTGGTCCGCTTCGGATACG ATTCTCACGTCTACATTTTGGAGAAAAGTCAACACAAAGTCCCAGAGGAGGCTCtgaag CATGAGAAGTACAGCAGTCAGCTGCAGATGAGTCTGAAGGCTTCAGAGCAGAAGAAGACGGAGCTGGAGGACCGAGTGAGatcagagaaaacacagagtaCTAAGAGTACACAAG aggcCCCGGTGTGTCGGCCCACTCCTCTGTACGGTCAGCCGTCCTGGTGGGGAGAAGAGGATTATGGGAGTAAAGTTCAGACCAGCGATGAACTTCATGCAG aaGTCCAGAGAGACGCTTCATCGGTGGATCCGGACTTTTCCGGATCTCTGCCAGACTCCCAACCAAAGACCGCTTTCCCTCCGTACCAGCGTGAGCCAAGCTACTTCGAGATCCCCACTAAGGACTTCC CCCCCAAAGCCTTGGGGGCGGAGCTTCACGAGATCCCCACCAAGGACACGGACGCCCCCAGAGCCCCGCCGACCCCTCCCACTTCGACCCCGCCCGTCGTTCAGAGCCACGCCTCCTTCACCATTGAGTTTGATGACTGCATGCCCGGCAAGATGAAGATCAAAGACCACGTCACCAAGTTCTCCACCCGCCAGAGGAAGCAGCAGGCTCCACCCAACCAGACCGCCATCACATCAGACACGCCCACAGATGTGATGTCAGCAGAGAGCAAGGTGGCTGATTGGCTGGTCCACAGTGACGTCAGCATGATGAGAAGACGTCCGACGTGTGAAGATGTTTACAGCACCAAGAGTGACCTCGCCATAAACATCACGACGCTCCGAG gTCACCATCATGACGATGGAACCCAGAGTGACTCAGAGGACCCGGTTCTCAAAGGAGGGAGGAGTAAATCTCACCACTCCATCCAGTCGGAGCAGACGGTCCAATCAGGGCCGTCGGTGCACAGCCAGCCGCCTCCGTCACAGGTGCAGTACTCTCCACCCGGACCGGCCCCGGCCTCACCTGTGGCCCCTGAGCGGCCCCTGTCCCAGAGTCCTCCTCGGGATCAGTCCCCCACCGAGGAAGCGCCCAAGCAGGTGCCCCCCGAGCCCCTCACCCAGCAGGCCTTCATCATCGAGTTCTTCGACGACAACCCGCGCAAAAAGCGCTCGCAGTCCTTCACGCACAACCCCGCCCACGCCGACTCCTACTCCGCCCTGAAGGCCAAGCTGGAGCGCCGGAAAGGCGGCGAGAGGCCAGCGTCTGTGCATGGCCACAT CCCCACCCAGCAGGTGACGGTTCCCCTGAAGGGTCAGGGCCACGGTGGCCCCCAGAGGTCCAGCTCTCTGAAGAGGGAGAAGACAGAGGGCGAGGTGGcctcctctggttcctcctccCGCTCCTCCTTGGGTGTCGCCATCAGACCCTTCGGCAGCGTCGGGAAGAAGTCCAAGCTCGCCCAGGAGTTCGCTGCTGAATTCCTGAAGGATTCTGCTCGACCAGATTCCTCCCCAACGAGGGACAAGCTGTCCCCCCCGATGTCTGCACCGCCGGTGATGGTGTCGCCTCCTCATGCAAGAATTCCTTCCCCCCAGGAACCTCCGGCACCTTCCTCAGTCTCCTACCCCACTTCCCCCCTACAGCCTCCACCGATGTCAAAGTCCTCAATCCAAACCAACTCTTCTGTCCAGACTGCTTCTCCGGTCCAGGCACCTGGGCCTCCCATGTCCCCCATGCTGCCCCTGGGGGTCCGTGCAGGAGACCCCATAGCTTCCCAGAGGATGATGAGGAACGAGGAGGACGATAGCCTGAGTGATGCCGGGACCTACACCATCGAGACGGAGTCGCAGGacaaagaggtggaggaggctcGCAACATGATTGATCAG GTGTTTGGTGTCCTCGACTCTCCAGAGTACAGTGGTGTGAACACAGGAGTGTATAGACCTGTAATAAATGATGGCAAGGATGAGCAAGCTAACCTGCCTAGCGATGGTAGCACTGTGGACCCGTTGCATGGCTTTATCCCAGCTGCTATCA GGCCCCCAACAGGCCCCATACAG GTTCCATCTGCTAATGCAGCAGGGCTGGAAGGACCCAAGTGGGTTTCCCGTTGGGCCAGTCTGGCAGACAGCTATGCTGAACCTGGTTCCGCTCCGCCTCAAGCAGAATGTCTGGAAG ATTTGCACTTCATGAGCCGGTCGATGGGAAATCACAGCTATGATAACTCTGAGTCGGAGTCCAGCCACAGCTCCAGAACAAGAAGGCTGCTCCCCCAGGTGCCTCCAGAAAAGCTGGATAGTGTTCCCCCAAGTATCCTGATTCGCCATGAGCCTTACCAAGTCCAGGAACCTCTGGACAGAGTCTCCGCCCCCTGCCAACAGGACTCCACCCAGCGCCTGTCCGTTCAGGATGATGTGGACCCGGACAGCCTGAGTGACGCCAGCCGTTCAGATGACGGGCCTGTTctagagaaaacaaagaagaatcAGGCCAGGACTGGATCTTTGTCTCCAGGGGTCGTTGGTTCTCTGGTTAAGGGTCCAGAGAAAA TCCCCTCCTCCAAATCCACCTCCTTTTACATCGGTTCTGAAGACAGTCCAGGGAAACCTGACCAGGCCCGGAGCCCGGTACAGTCTGAGAGGACACGCGA CCCCGGCaaaaccccccccaccaccgTCCTGATCCGACACCTGAGTGGACATGAACCCAGGAGGACCGGTGTCAAACCCAACAGCTCTGCTCCAAACCTCCAAATACAGGACAAGGATTCTGTCCCCACTAAAGACAGCTGCATGTCGTCCATCGTCCGGCAGGAAAGCTTCACCAAAGACCGGCCCAGCGACACCGTCCAGATGAAGAAGCTTCCCCACATCTCCAGCCACCCGTCCATCAGAGACATGGAGCAGAGGAGGGACACCTTCCAGGACCAGCAGTCCTTCCTTCAGGAAGCAGAGGGAACTCTGTCCTCTCAGGACTCAAAGTTCCCCTCGTCTGGCTCCGGCCGTAGCTCAAAGAAAGGAGGCTCCTCCACCCACATGGATGACTCCCTTTCTGGAGAGTCAGATGTGGACACAGCGAGCACCGTGAGCCAGGTGAGTAGCAAGAACGCTCCAGTCAGCTCTGCTTCTAAAAAGCGTCCGGCCATCAGCAGCCTCCAAAAGGAGAAGTCTTCTTCCAGCCCGTCCATCCAGCAGAAGGGCCGGCAGCTCTCTGCCCGTGAACGCCTCTCTGAGAAACGCCGAAACCAGACATCTACGGATACATCGAGCAAAGCAGAGGCAGCAAAGCGCTTCCAGATGCGCCGCAGCGGGGGGAACCGCGGATCTCTGGATCTGTCAGAGGGCCAGCAAGGTTCTGGTCAACACTGGACCGAGACAACATCATCTGACCATGAAATATCCCGTCCATCCAGCCGAAGCAAGAAACTCATCGCCCCTCTTCAGAAAGAAGACAATGGAAAGACGCCCAAGACAGCAACTCAGCAGGTTTTGACCCGGTCCAACAGCCTGTCAGCACCGCGGCCAACCCGGGCCTCCATGCTCCGCCGGGCACGCCTGGGTGATGCCTCGGATAATGAAGGTGCCGAGACCGACCGGGGCTCCCAGAATTCTGACCACATCACTGCACCGTCCAAAGTGTCCGCCGATGGGAAGAAGCTGTCCAGGCTGGACATCTTAGCGATGCCCAGGAAGAGAACCGGCTCCTTCACAGCTCCCAGTGACAACGAGACGTCCTCCACCGGTCGCTCCAGTTTCTCCAATCGGAACTCTGAGTCCGTTGTTGCCGCCCGGAAGACGTCCGTGGGCGACGCCCGCCAGGCCGCTAACAAAGGGGGTGGAGCTCTGGGGAAGCAACCACTGACCCGTACCCGGTCCAGCGGAGCCAAGTACCCGACCGCCG GTTCCCGTCGCAGACAGAAGGGCTCAGacttctcctcatcctccgaGGAAGAATACGAGACAAGTGCCGGGAATCCCAAAACCAAACgctcctcccatccctccacctcctcccagACGCCACGCCACCGGACCGCTGCCACCCGATCCAAGTCTGTCTCcctggagacggaggaggaagaggaccaGAGCGAGGTCGACCCATACCAGAACTGGTCCACGCACAGCGCTGAGATcgccaa GCTCAGTCAGGACCTGGCCAAAGATCTGGCCATCCTGGCGAAAGAAATCCATGATGTTGCCGGGGACGGAGACTCACCGAGCTCCGGCATGGGCACCACCACCTCGCCCAGCTCGCTGCCCAACACGCCAGCCTCCACCATCTCTGCCAGGGAGGAG AGGCCATCTTATCCATACTGCTGTGGGGTTGGACCATCTCAG CTGGTCCAACATATCCCTGAGGCCAGTTTAAACTACCAGAAGGTTCCTCCAGGTTCTGCTGTCATCTCGGACCTGGACGCAAACATGAATGAGCCGGAGCCCGGTTCTAAGCAACGCCGTCCGTGGAACCGCGAAGAG GTGATCCTGGACAACCTGATGCTGAATCCAGTGTCTCAGCTGTCTCAGGCCATCCGGGAGAACACAGAGCAGCTGGCCGACAAAATGAA GGTTCTGTTCCAGAACAAGGCCGAGGTCTGGGAGGAGATCGAGGCCAAGATCAACGCTGAGAACGAAGTCCCCATCCTGAAGACCTCCAACAAG GAGATCACCTCCATCCTGAAGGAGCTGAGACGAGTCCAGAGGCAGCTGGAAG TGATCAACACCATCGTGGAGCCCGGCGGGGGTCTCCAGTCTGCAGCCGTCGGGACGCCGTCTCTCAGTCAGACTCGACCGTCCTCCAGGGACAAGAAAACTGCTGCCAAACCTCGTGGCGCCCCCCCGACCTCCAACGCCAACACAAGCACCAAAAGACCACCTCGTGGACCCGATGGGGCCCACTACATGGCCTGA